The following proteins are co-located in the Sporolactobacillus pectinivorans genome:
- a CDS encoding DUF6932 family protein translates to MSSQASSIPDFIDDYFLPSGIYECKLEEVEQRFAYNEVRKEKWKQFLRLMDRLIELKLKPDAILLDGSFVTKRDAPGDVDFVAYIPFETSRSAMQTTDQHNKNGINILLNKNNQMAIRDLLGVHLLLAPTEESFNSWATFFQQVRDLDPKRDPSWVKKPNKKGIIKITFKQQKGAHNNA, encoded by the coding sequence ATGAGTAGTCAAGCTAGTTCAATTCCAGACTTTATTGACGATTATTTTCTACCGAGTGGTATTTATGAATGCAAGCTAGAGGAAGTTGAACAAAGATTCGCATATAATGAAGTTAGAAAAGAAAAGTGGAAACAGTTTTTACGTCTTATGGATCGACTCATTGAATTAAAACTAAAACCTGATGCTATTTTGCTTGACGGAAGCTTTGTGACTAAACGTGATGCACCGGGTGATGTTGACTTTGTGGCATATATCCCTTTCGAAACATCTCGAAGTGCCATGCAAACGACTGACCAACATAATAAAAATGGTATTAATATTCTTTTGAATAAAAACAACCAGATGGCTATCAGGGATTTACTCGGTGTACATTTACTGCTCGCTCCAACGGAAGAATCATTTAATTCATGGGCGACATTTTTTCAACAAGTAAGAGATCTTGATCCAAAACGAGACCCAAGTTGGGTAAAAAAGCCCAATAAAAAGGGTATAATAAAGATTACATTTAAACAGCAGAAGGGAGCGCATAATAATGCCTGA